The Lysobacter capsici genome has a segment encoding these proteins:
- a CDS encoding type IV pilus twitching motility protein PilT — translation MDIAELLAFSVKNKASDLHLSAGLPPMIRVDGDVRRINIPALDHKQVHALVYDIMSDKQRRDFEEFLEVDFSFEIPGLARFRVNAFNQNRGAGAVFRTIPSEVLTLEDLGCPPIFRQLIEQPQGLILVTGPTGSGKSTTLAAMIDHINKNEYAHILSVEDPIEFVHTSQKCLINQREIHRDTHGFNEALRSALREDPDYILVGELRDLETIRLALTAAETGHLVFGTLHTSSAAKTVDRIIDVFPAGEKPMVRSMLSESLRAVISQALLKKVGGGRTAAWEIMVGIPAIRNLIREDKVAQMYSAIQTGQGYGMMTLDQHLQDLVKRGMILRPQAREYAKDKRLFD, via the coding sequence ATGGATATCGCCGAACTACTGGCGTTCTCGGTTAAGAACAAAGCATCCGACTTGCATCTGTCCGCGGGCCTGCCGCCGATGATCCGGGTCGATGGCGACGTGCGCCGGATCAACATCCCGGCCCTGGACCACAAACAGGTCCATGCGCTGGTCTACGACATCATGTCGGACAAGCAGCGGCGCGACTTCGAAGAATTCCTCGAGGTCGACTTCTCCTTCGAAATCCCCGGCCTGGCGCGCTTCCGCGTCAACGCCTTCAACCAGAACCGCGGCGCCGGCGCCGTGTTCCGTACCATTCCCTCCGAAGTGCTGACCCTGGAAGACCTCGGCTGCCCGCCGATCTTCCGTCAGCTCATCGAACAGCCGCAGGGCCTGATCCTGGTGACCGGGCCGACCGGCTCGGGCAAGTCGACCACGCTCGCGGCGATGATCGACCACATCAACAAGAACGAGTACGCGCACATCCTGTCGGTGGAAGACCCGATCGAGTTCGTGCACACCTCGCAGAAGTGTCTGATCAACCAGCGCGAAATCCACCGCGACACCCACGGGTTCAACGAGGCCTTGCGCTCGGCGTTGCGCGAAGACCCCGACTACATCCTGGTCGGCGAGTTGCGCGACCTGGAAACCATCCGCCTGGCGCTGACCGCGGCGGAAACCGGCCACTTGGTGTTCGGCACCCTGCACACCTCGTCGGCGGCCAAGACCGTCGACCGCATCATCGACGTGTTCCCCGCCGGCGAAAAGCCGATGGTGCGCTCGATGCTGTCGGAATCGCTGCGCGCGGTGATTTCGCAGGCGCTGCTCAAGAAGGTCGGCGGCGGCCGTACCGCGGCCTGGGAAATCATGGTCGGCATCCCGGCAATCCGAAACCTCATCCGCGAGGACAAGGTCGCGCAGATGTATTCGGCCATCCAGACCGGCCAGGGCTACGGCATGATGACGCTCGATCAGCATCTGCAGGACCTGGTCAAGCGCGGCATGATCCTGCGCCCGCAGGCGCGCGAGTACGCGAAGGACAAGCGCCTGTTCGACTGA
- the proC gene encoding pyrroline-5-carboxylate reductase — translation MSEPSSLPIGPVAFIGGGNMARSLIGGLVARGVAAGDIRVAEPVAALREALQRDFGVACFDNAQAAAEGASVWLLAVKPQVMREVCASLAEQARAQRPLAISIAAGITASQLDRWLGGEVAVVRAMPNTPALLGVGITGLYANAAAAPRFDQAAGLLDAVGPTVRIDEETQMDAVTAVSGSGPAYVFLLAEAMQQAGQAQGLSADAARALVRQTLLGAATMLTQSEEPAEVLRARVTSPGGTTQAAIETFEAGGFRDLVDSAIAAATRRGRELSAANE, via the coding sequence ATGTCCGAACCCTCATCCCTTCCCATCGGCCCGGTCGCCTTCATCGGCGGCGGCAATATGGCGCGCAGCCTGATCGGCGGCCTGGTCGCGCGCGGCGTGGCGGCGGGCGACATCCGCGTGGCCGAGCCGGTCGCGGCCTTGCGCGAAGCGCTGCAGCGCGATTTCGGCGTGGCCTGTTTCGACAACGCCCAGGCCGCGGCCGAGGGCGCGTCGGTATGGTTGCTGGCGGTCAAGCCGCAGGTGATGCGCGAAGTCTGCGCGTCCCTGGCCGAACAGGCGCGCGCGCAACGGCCGCTGGCGATTTCGATCGCCGCCGGCATCACCGCCAGTCAGCTCGACCGCTGGCTCGGCGGCGAGGTCGCGGTTGTGCGGGCGATGCCGAACACGCCGGCCTTGCTCGGCGTGGGCATCACCGGCCTGTACGCCAATGCCGCCGCCGCGCCGCGGTTCGATCAGGCCGCCGGCCTGCTCGACGCGGTCGGGCCGACCGTGCGCATCGATGAAGAAACCCAGATGGACGCGGTCACCGCGGTCTCCGGCAGCGGTCCGGCTTACGTATTTCTGCTCGCCGAAGCGATGCAGCAGGCGGGCCAGGCGCAAGGCCTGTCGGCCGACGCGGCGCGCGCGCTGGTGCGGCAGACCTTGCTCGGCGCGGCGACCATGCTCACCCAAAGCGAAGAACCCGCCGAAGTCTTGCGCGCGCGCGTGACCTCGCCCGGCGGCACCACTCAGGCCGCGATCGAGACGTTCGAAGCGGGCGGTTTCCGCGATCTGGTCGATAGCGCCATCGCCGCGGCGACCCGGCGCGGACGCGAACTGTCGGCGGCCAACGAATGA
- a CDS encoding PilT/PilU family type 4a pilus ATPase has product MNTPAPTNPTTASGAIDFTSFLKLMAHQRASDLFITSGMPPSMKVHGKISPITQNPLTPQQSRDLVLNVMNPQQREEFEKTHECNFAIGVTGIGRFRVSCFYQRNQVGMVLRRIETKIPTVEELNLPPIIKTLAMTKRGIILFVGATGTGKSTSLAAMIGYRNLNSTGHIITIEDPIEFVHRHEGCIITQREVGIDTDSWEAALKNTLRQAPDVIMIGEVRTREGMDHAIAFAETGHLVLCTLHANNANQAMDRIINFFPEDRRNQLLMDLSLNLKGVVAQQLIPTPDGKGRRVAMEILLGTPLAQDYIRDGEIHKLKELMKDSVQLGMKTFDQALFELYQAGEISYEDALRYADSQNEVRLRIKLAQGGDARTLSQGLDGVEVAEVR; this is encoded by the coding sequence ATGAATACCCCGGCCCCGACCAACCCGACCACCGCCTCCGGCGCGATCGATTTCACCTCCTTCCTCAAGCTGATGGCGCACCAGCGCGCCTCGGACTTGTTCATCACCTCGGGCATGCCGCCGTCGATGAAGGTCCACGGCAAGATCAGCCCGATCACCCAGAACCCGTTGACGCCGCAGCAAAGCCGCGACCTCGTGCTCAACGTGATGAACCCGCAGCAGCGCGAAGAGTTCGAAAAGACCCACGAGTGCAACTTCGCCATCGGCGTGACCGGCATCGGCCGCTTCCGCGTGAGCTGCTTCTACCAGCGCAACCAGGTCGGCATGGTGTTGCGCCGGATCGAGACCAAGATCCCGACCGTCGAAGAACTGAACCTGCCGCCGATCATCAAGACGCTGGCGATGACCAAGCGCGGCATCATCTTGTTCGTCGGCGCGACCGGCACCGGCAAGTCCACCTCGCTCGCGGCGATGATCGGCTACCGCAATCTGAACTCGACCGGCCACATTATCACCATCGAAGACCCGATCGAATTCGTGCATCGCCACGAAGGCTGCATCATCACCCAGCGCGAAGTCGGCATCGACACCGACAGCTGGGAAGCCGCGCTCAAGAACACCCTGCGCCAGGCGCCGGACGTGATCATGATCGGCGAGGTGCGCACCCGCGAAGGCATGGACCACGCCATCGCCTTCGCCGAAACCGGCCACCTGGTGCTGTGCACGCTGCACGCCAACAACGCCAACCAGGCGATGGACCGCATCATCAACTTCTTCCCGGAAGACCGTCGCAACCAGTTGCTGATGGACTTGTCGTTGAACCTCAAGGGCGTGGTCGCGCAGCAGCTGATCCCGACCCCCGACGGCAAGGGCCGCCGCGTCGCCATGGAAATCCTGCTCGGCACCCCGCTGGCCCAGGACTACATCCGCGACGGCGAAATCCACAAGCTCAAAGAGCTGATGAAGGACTCCGTGCAGCTCGGCATGAAGACCTTCGACCAGGCCCTGTTCGAGCTGTACCAGGCCGGCGAGATCAGCTACGAAGACGCCCTGCGCTACGCCGACTCGCAAAACGAAGTGCGCCTGCGCATCAAGCTGGCGCAAGGCGGCGATGCGCGGACTTTGTCGCAGGGGTTGGATGGGGTTGAGGTGGCTGAGGTTAGGTGA
- a CDS encoding lipase family alpha/beta hydrolase: MSRLRLGRLLGAPLLWAGLLLASAFPAAADDYTKTRYPVVLVHGLFGFDSIAGIYGYWFGIPQALSSGGAKVHVAQVTAAQSNEVRGEELIDQLETLQALHGYSKFNLIGHSQGGPTARYVAAVRPDLVASMTSIGSPHAGSKVADFVGTALPEGSPLRPLVASFVNAFADLIGLVSGSNTPQDSLAALKALDSAGSARFNARYPQGKPSTACGAGAAKVNGIGYYSMGGTSRSTNVFDGSDVAMVAGGLLFSGEANDGLVGRCSSHWGQVLRDDYDWNHLDEVNQIAGLRGVFSSSPTSVYRAHLNRLKNAGL, from the coding sequence CTGTTGCTGGCCAGTGCGTTTCCGGCCGCGGCCGACGACTACACCAAGACCCGCTACCCGGTGGTGCTGGTGCACGGCCTGTTCGGTTTCGATTCCATCGCCGGGATCTACGGCTACTGGTTCGGCATTCCGCAGGCCCTGAGTTCCGGCGGCGCCAAGGTGCATGTCGCCCAGGTCACCGCGGCGCAGTCCAACGAAGTGCGCGGCGAGGAGTTGATCGATCAGCTCGAAACTCTGCAGGCGCTGCACGGCTACAGCAAGTTCAATCTGATCGGCCACAGCCAGGGCGGCCCGACCGCGCGTTACGTCGCCGCGGTGCGTCCGGACCTGGTCGCGTCGATGACTTCGATCGGTTCGCCGCACGCCGGCAGCAAGGTCGCCGATTTCGTCGGCACCGCCTTGCCCGAAGGCTCGCCGTTGCGCCCGCTGGTGGCGTCGTTCGTCAACGCCTTCGCCGATCTGATCGGACTGGTGTCGGGCAGCAACACGCCGCAGGACTCGCTGGCCGCGTTGAAGGCGCTCGACAGCGCCGGCTCGGCGCGGTTCAACGCGCGCTATCCGCAGGGCAAGCCGAGCACCGCCTGCGGCGCGGGCGCGGCCAAGGTCAACGGCATCGGCTACTACTCGATGGGCGGCACCTCGCGTTCGACCAACGTGTTCGACGGATCGGACGTGGCGATGGTCGCCGGCGGCCTGTTGTTCAGCGGCGAAGCCAACGACGGTCTGGTCGGCCGTTGCTCCTCGCATTGGGGCCAGGTGCTGCGCGACGACTACGACTGGAATCACCTCGACGAGGTCAATCAGATCGCAGGTTTGCGCGGGGTGTTCAGTTCGAGCCCGACCAGCGTGTACCGCGCTCATCTCAACCGCCTCAAGAACGCCGGTCTGTAA
- a CDS encoding DUF4426 domain-containing protein, giving the protein MNRVARYFIAACVVAMLASCGREPSARQPDGNAARSEEVVRAGDVSIRASAIQTGQLSPAIAQRYGAAHDARTVLVVVSLRKGDDATSVSLPAKVTIDVGDLLGRKQQVVVREMRDGELLDYVGVATVSPPDTLRFEVTVLGEDGKRHVLKFNRDFF; this is encoded by the coding sequence ATGAACCGCGTCGCCCGATATTTCATCGCCGCTTGCGTAGTGGCGATGCTCGCGAGCTGCGGGCGCGAGCCCTCGGCCCGGCAGCCCGACGGCAACGCCGCGCGTAGCGAGGAAGTGGTGCGCGCGGGCGATGTCAGCATTCGCGCCAGCGCGATCCAGACCGGGCAGTTGTCGCCGGCCATCGCCCAGCGTTACGGCGCCGCCCACGACGCGCGCACCGTGCTGGTGGTGGTGTCGCTGCGCAAGGGCGACGACGCGACCTCGGTGTCGTTGCCGGCGAAGGTCACCATCGATGTCGGCGACCTGCTCGGCCGCAAGCAGCAGGTGGTCGTGCGCGAAATGCGCGATGGCGAGCTGCTCGACTACGTCGGGGTGGCGACGGTGTCGCCGCCCGATACGCTGCGCTTCGAGGTGACGGTGTTGGGCGAGGACGGCAAGCGGCATGTGTTGAAGTTCAATCGCGATTTTTTCTGA
- a CDS encoding RHS repeat-associated core domain-containing protein — translation MVSSVSTRALLLACLALAATLVPNLSQAADRYCANRYMPVSQESACFKTKAEAEQFIRTEPATPSGNSLLELKSTTAGGGNFSETYAVKPVAPTFYGDYYVADDEWGKGLGCSSNGVLQPNGQVACDDEDKLAADINASYTVPVVDHYYEGSYYLENGPGWGNSGQYVYLRRDYPSNNPSARKYFARLSANALRSWRVRRTDWFKCPELFKGTWANPSVDKWPYACANTSRGEIYWKSAQHDSCCKDGNPAVAATGNKEYRESDFDWEGGAFSRAYNSINDLVLQSGLTDSWAHSFSTRLMMSAGAPQIWITPEGYLEALKFNSTTSSYASTNRPGVVLIKESDEVAAQRGRWRLSAASQGLQWFNDSGRLVSFDRAGRAFFLDYCTDSDVQSGTCLAAGDLLRVRSPSGRSLSFVYAAAIAPQLDDNGIRLARITADGVVLAEYVYDGLGRLTHASKAGDSAGEGREYLYAEVGHLCRNAAGTTVPGCNVGNFSHHLTGVIDENGQRYATYDYDEFGRVVVSDHADGAGKVTLTYDASGGTTVTLPTGSAKAYTFSTEIFRQPTKVAMSVTDGSVAGTDTAFYSGNRRQWSEDARGMRTQYTYDHFHELTRKTGLASGNGNVTAFTRTTQTDWVPSYSLPSERRILDNANALVAKSKWTYNDRGQALTSTQVDPATAIERTVTTAYCDPSDVTAGICPVVGAVKSVDGPRSDVNDVASYTYYANDDAACATSPATCAYRKGDLWKITNSLGHVTEFLRYDYSGRLLSSKDANGVVTDMEYLPRGWLASTKVRGTNASSETDDVITRYEYDLIGQVKKVIQPDGAFIRYEYDAAHRLTDIYDNAGNRIHYTLDAAGARTKEDTSDSTGALKRTLSRIYNQLGQLKTAKTAYDHPTGFTYDASGNGDVTTDALGRKVDNDYDPLNRLAKTLQDVGGINAKTEFKYDALDRLTKVTDPKNLDTTYSYNGFGDQVQLTSPDTGVSTYTYDSAGNRKTETDARNITRTYSYDALNRPTAVAYPTTSLNVGYEYDAVPTVCAVGETFAKGRLSLITDASGSTQYCYDRFGRMVRKVQTTNGKVFVVRYAYTLAGQLSSLTYPDGAVVTYQRDAQGRISQIDTKRAVAGQTTEVLLSQATYHPFGPTAGWTYGNGRTFARPVDLDYRTMAVIDPSAGGLSVGFGFDAVGNIDKLTPAGATNALLTFGYDALNRLTALRDGPTNTAIEAYTYDATGNRQSVTTASGTKTYTYPVDSHRLIQAGPDSPRSYDASGNSIQIGGNSFVYNDAGRSSELKQGATLVQTYVYNGKGEQVRKYTAADNRYTVYDETGHWLGDYDGSGNVIQQAIWMDLLPVGLLDGAQSQQMLYYVESDHLSTPRSVINPASNVAVWHWDLKGEVFGGSQPSQDADQDGKAFVLDMRFPGQFINSISGLSYNYYRNYDPASGRYVESDPVGLAGGFSTYSYVFGRPLQFIDPRGLESQCVNGENAIREYNIVTGKIENMGYRAAVFCNGGGGSCKYACVNDKARCDTQVALYPYAAAAACVLISGGRSGGVAGYRASTACGFFTASIDSSKLPDACRYIYRQCVDRCDNCVKD, via the coding sequence ATGGTTTCCAGCGTTTCTACCCGCGCTCTGCTGCTGGCTTGTCTGGCTTTGGCGGCAACACTTGTGCCCAATCTGTCCCAGGCGGCCGATCGGTACTGCGCCAATCGCTACATGCCGGTGAGCCAGGAGTCGGCCTGCTTCAAGACCAAGGCCGAAGCGGAACAGTTCATTCGTACCGAGCCGGCCACACCCAGTGGTAACTCGCTGTTGGAGTTGAAGTCGACGACAGCGGGCGGTGGGAATTTCTCGGAAACCTACGCCGTAAAACCGGTGGCTCCCACGTTCTATGGAGATTATTACGTAGCCGACGACGAGTGGGGCAAGGGGCTCGGTTGTAGCTCGAACGGTGTGTTGCAACCGAATGGTCAGGTCGCTTGTGACGACGAAGATAAATTGGCGGCTGACATCAACGCCTCGTATACCGTCCCTGTCGTGGATCACTATTACGAGGGTTCTTACTATCTAGAGAATGGACCGGGTTGGGGAAACAGCGGGCAGTACGTTTATCTGCGACGCGACTATCCCTCGAACAATCCGAGCGCGCGCAAGTACTTTGCAAGGCTGTCCGCCAATGCTCTTAGATCTTGGCGTGTTCGACGCACGGATTGGTTCAAGTGCCCGGAATTATTCAAGGGAACATGGGCAAACCCCAGCGTCGACAAATGGCCCTACGCCTGCGCCAACACTTCGCGCGGCGAAATCTATTGGAAATCCGCTCAGCACGACTCATGCTGCAAAGATGGCAATCCCGCGGTCGCCGCAACCGGCAATAAGGAATATCGCGAATCCGATTTCGACTGGGAAGGCGGGGCATTCTCGCGCGCCTACAACTCGATCAACGACTTGGTTCTGCAGTCCGGCCTGACCGATAGCTGGGCGCATTCGTTTTCCACTCGGCTCATGATGTCCGCCGGCGCGCCGCAGATATGGATCACACCCGAAGGTTATCTCGAAGCGCTGAAGTTCAATTCGACCACCTCGTCCTACGCATCGACCAATCGACCCGGCGTTGTCCTGATCAAAGAGTCCGATGAGGTCGCCGCACAGCGTGGCCGCTGGCGTCTTTCCGCGGCTTCGCAGGGCTTGCAATGGTTTAACGACAGTGGGCGCCTGGTCAGCTTCGATCGCGCCGGTCGAGCTTTCTTTCTCGATTACTGCACCGATAGCGATGTCCAGTCCGGAACCTGTTTGGCTGCCGGCGATCTTCTCAGGGTCAGGAGCCCGTCAGGCCGCTCACTCAGCTTCGTCTATGCCGCCGCGATTGCGCCGCAACTCGATGACAACGGCATCCGTCTCGCGCGAATCACTGCCGATGGCGTGGTTCTGGCTGAGTATGTTTACGATGGTTTGGGGAGACTGACGCATGCCAGCAAGGCGGGCGACAGCGCAGGCGAGGGCAGGGAATATCTCTACGCCGAGGTTGGCCATCTGTGCCGCAACGCCGCCGGCACCACGGTGCCGGGATGCAATGTCGGCAATTTCAGCCATCACCTGACCGGTGTAATCGACGAGAACGGACAGCGCTACGCGACTTACGATTACGATGAATTTGGTCGAGTCGTGGTCAGCGATCACGCGGATGGCGCCGGCAAGGTCACGCTGACCTACGATGCTTCTGGCGGGACCACCGTGACGCTGCCGACGGGATCGGCCAAGGCTTACACCTTCTCCACGGAAATTTTTCGTCAGCCGACCAAGGTCGCTATGTCCGTCACCGACGGCTCGGTGGCCGGAACGGACACCGCGTTCTATAGCGGAAACCGGCGGCAGTGGAGCGAAGACGCACGTGGCATGCGGACCCAGTATACCTACGATCATTTTCACGAGCTTACGCGTAAGACCGGACTGGCTTCCGGAAACGGCAATGTAACGGCGTTTACCCGCACCACACAGACGGACTGGGTTCCGTCCTATTCGCTGCCGAGCGAACGACGCATTCTGGACAACGCTAATGCGTTGGTCGCCAAGTCGAAGTGGACCTACAACGATCGCGGCCAGGCCCTGACGTCCACGCAGGTCGATCCGGCCACCGCAATCGAGCGAACCGTAACCACGGCGTACTGCGATCCCAGCGACGTGACGGCCGGCATCTGCCCGGTCGTGGGGGCGGTCAAGTCGGTCGATGGTCCTCGCTCCGACGTAAACGATGTCGCCAGCTATACCTACTACGCGAACGATGACGCCGCGTGCGCCACGTCGCCGGCGACCTGCGCCTACCGCAAGGGCGATCTGTGGAAGATCACCAACTCGCTGGGACACGTTACCGAGTTCCTGCGTTATGACTACAGCGGCCGTTTGCTGTCGAGCAAGGACGCCAACGGTGTCGTCACCGATATGGAGTACCTGCCGCGCGGTTGGCTGGCCAGCACGAAGGTGCGGGGCACGAATGCAAGCTCCGAAACCGATGACGTGATCACCCGCTACGAATACGACCTGATCGGGCAGGTCAAGAAAGTCATCCAGCCCGACGGTGCCTTCATTCGCTACGAGTACGACGCGGCGCATCGCCTGACCGATATCTACGACAACGCCGGCAACCGCATCCACTACACGCTCGATGCCGCCGGCGCACGTACCAAGGAGGACACCAGCGACAGCACCGGCGCGCTGAAGCGCACGTTGTCGCGGATTTACAACCAGCTCGGCCAGCTGAAAACCGCGAAGACGGCCTACGATCATCCGACCGGCTTCACCTACGACGCCAGCGGTAACGGCGATGTCACCACCGATGCCCTGGGCCGCAAGGTCGACAACGATTACGACCCGCTCAACCGTCTGGCCAAGACGCTGCAGGACGTCGGCGGCATCAACGCCAAGACCGAATTCAAGTACGACGCGCTGGACCGGCTAACCAAGGTCACCGACCCGAAGAATCTCGATACCACATACTCCTACAACGGCTTCGGCGATCAGGTGCAGCTGACCAGTCCCGACACCGGCGTATCGACCTACACCTACGACAGCGCCGGCAATCGCAAGACCGAAACCGACGCGCGCAACATCACGCGTACCTACAGCTACGACGCGCTCAACCGCCCGACCGCCGTCGCTTACCCGACCACCAGCCTCAATGTCGGTTACGAGTACGATGCCGTGCCCACCGTTTGCGCGGTGGGCGAGACCTTCGCCAAGGGCCGCCTGTCGCTGATCACCGATGCGAGCGGCAGCACCCAGTACTGCTACGACCGCTTCGGCCGCATGGTTCGCAAGGTGCAGACCACCAACGGCAAAGTGTTCGTGGTGCGCTATGCGTACACACTGGCGGGGCAGCTGAGCAGCCTGACCTATCCCGACGGCGCGGTCGTAACGTATCAGCGCGACGCGCAAGGCCGCATCAGCCAGATCGACACCAAGCGCGCGGTTGCCGGCCAGACGACCGAAGTGCTATTGAGCCAGGCCACGTATCACCCGTTCGGCCCGACTGCGGGCTGGACCTACGGCAACGGCCGAACCTTCGCGCGACCGGTCGACCTGGATTACCGCACCATGGCCGTCATCGACCCGTCTGCCGGCGGCCTCTCGGTCGGCTTCGGCTTCGACGCGGTCGGCAATATCGACAAGCTAACGCCGGCGGGCGCGACCAATGCGCTGTTGACCTTCGGCTACGACGCGCTGAATCGATTGACTGCATTGCGCGATGGGCCGACCAACACGGCGATCGAGGCGTATACCTACGACGCCACCGGCAACCGACAGAGCGTCACTACGGCTAGCGGCACCAAGACGTATACGTATCCGGTCGACAGCCATCGTCTGATTCAGGCTGGTCCGGATAGTCCGCGTAGTTACGACGCCAGTGGCAATTCCATCCAGATCGGCGGCAACAGCTTTGTCTACAACGATGCCGGTCGTAGTAGCGAACTCAAACAAGGGGCCACCCTTGTTCAGACCTATGTCTATAACGGTAAGGGTGAGCAGGTTCGCAAGTATACCGCGGCCGATAATCGTTACACGGTCTATGACGAAACCGGCCATTGGCTGGGCGACTACGATGGAAGCGGGAACGTGATTCAGCAGGCGATCTGGATGGACTTGCTGCCTGTTGGCTTGCTGGATGGAGCTCAGTCGCAACAGATGCTTTATTACGTGGAGTCTGACCACTTAAGCACGCCGCGTAGTGTCATCAACCCCGCTTCGAACGTAGCGGTTTGGCATTGGGATTTGAAGGGCGAGGTATTTGGAGGGAGTCAACCCAGTCAAGATGCCGATCAGGATGGCAAGGCGTTCGTTTTAGACATGCGTTTTCCCGGTCAATTTATTAACTCGATATCTGGGCTCAGCTATAATTACTATCGCAATTATGATCCTGCTTCTGGGCGTTATGTTGAAAGTGATCCTGTTGGCCTCGCTGGCGGATTCAGTACGTACTCTTATGTATTTGGACGTCCCTTGCAGTTCATTGACCCGCGAGGTTTGGAGTCACAATGCGTCAATGGCGAAAACGCCATACGCGAATACAATATTGTTACAGGTAAAATCGAGAATATGGGTTATCGAGCGGCTGTATTTTGCAATGGCGGCGGTGGGTCGTGTAAGTACGCCTGCGTGAATGATAAGGCGAGGTGCGATACCCAAGTGGCTCTTTATCCATATGCCGCCGCTGCTGCGTGTGTCCTAATAAGTGGCGGGCGAAGTGGTGGGGTGGCTGGTTATAGAGCAAGCACGGCGTGTGGTTTTTTTACCGCGTCTATTGATTCCAGTAAGCTTCCGGATGCTTGTCGCTATATTTACCGCCAGTGTGTTGATCGATGCGATAATTGCGTGAAAGACTAG
- a CDS encoding YggS family pyridoxal phosphate-dependent enzyme produces the protein MPEHVLHDILHQLQRAAHDAGRPVPRLLAVSKTQGETAVANLALMGQTAFGENYVQEAAAKHAALAGTAAAGLALEWHLIGHLQSNKAAQAAALFDWVQTVDRAKLVAALARHRDPRAAPLNVLIQVNIDDEASKHGCRPEDAPALAAAIAAEPRLRLRGLMVIPTPHDDPALRRPAFAKARALFDALAAEHGAAVDTLSMGMSDDYAIAIAEGATMVRIGTALFGARVRAAG, from the coding sequence GTGCCTGAGCACGTCTTGCACGATATCTTGCATCAGTTGCAGCGCGCGGCGCATGACGCCGGCAGGCCGGTTCCTCGATTGCTTGCGGTCAGTAAGACCCAAGGTGAGACCGCGGTCGCGAATCTGGCCTTGATGGGGCAAACGGCGTTTGGCGAGAACTACGTCCAGGAGGCCGCGGCCAAGCACGCGGCCCTGGCCGGCACCGCCGCGGCCGGTCTGGCGCTGGAGTGGCACCTGATCGGCCATCTGCAGTCGAACAAGGCCGCGCAGGCGGCGGCGCTGTTCGATTGGGTGCAGACCGTCGACCGGGCCAAGCTGGTGGCCGCCCTGGCCCGCCATCGCGATCCGCGGGCGGCGCCCTTGAACGTGCTGATCCAGGTCAATATCGACGACGAGGCCAGCAAGCACGGCTGCCGGCCCGAGGACGCGCCGGCCCTGGCGGCGGCGATCGCGGCCGAACCGCGGCTGCGGCTGCGCGGGCTGATGGTGATCCCGACCCCGCACGACGACCCGGCGCTGCGGCGGCCGGCGTTCGCCAAGGCCAGGGCGCTGTTCGACGCGCTCGCGGCCGAGCACGGCGCGGCGGTGGATACCTTGTCGATGGGCATGAGCGACGACTATGCGATCGCCATCGCCGAGGGCGCGACGATGGTGCGGATCGGCACGGCCTTGTTCGGGGCGCGGGTTCGGGCGGCGGGGTGA